The following nucleotide sequence is from Pseudomonas sp. RC10.
TACGCTTATCGCGCCGGTTTCCTTCACGACTTCGTGAGCTGGGGCCCGTGCTGGCTGGAAAACACCGAAAACCTCGAACAGCTGCGTGCCTTGTGGCATGGCGTGCGGATTCATGTGGCCGATGCGCTGGAAGCACCGCCAGCCGGCGTTGACACCGCCGAAGATCTGGAGCGCGTACGGCGCTTGCTGGAGGGTTGAGGGTGATGAGTCGCTGTCATGAGGAGCAGGTGCGTTCATGGGTTTGCTGATTCAATCCAACGTATCGCTCAAGCCGTTCAACACCTTCGGCGTTGACGTCAAGGCCCGGGTGTTCGTCGAGGCCCACTCCGACGCTGACATCCGTGAAGCGCTGGCGTACGCGAAAGAACACAAGGTCGAACTGTTGGTCATCGGCGGCGGCAGCAACCTGCTGCTGACCGGTGACATCGATGCACTGGTCCTGCGCATGGCGACGCGGGGCATTCGCATCACCCATGAGAATTGCGACGGCGCGACCGTCGAGGCCGAAGCGGGGGAGCCTTGGCATCCCTTCGTGCAAGAGACCTTGGCCCAAGGGCTGGCGGGGCTGGAAAACCTCAGCCTGATCCCCGGCACTGTTGGCGCAGCCCCGATGCAGAACATCGGCGCCTACGGCGTTGAGCTCAAAGACGTCTTCGACAGCCTTGTGGCCATGGATCGCGAAACCGGCGAAACCCGCGAGTTTTCTTTGTCGGAATGCGCGTTTGGCTATCGCGACAGCGTTTTCAAGCATCAGGTTGGCCGGTGGCTGATCCTGCGGGTGCGTTTTCGCCTCAGCTTCGCCGCTCGCCTGCACCTGGACTACGGCCCGGTGCGCCAGCGCTTGCAAGAGCAGGGCATCGCCAACCCGACGCCGATTCACGTCAGCCGGGCCATTAGCGCGATTCGCAGCGAGAAGCTGCCGGACCCTGCAACCCTTGGCAACGCGGGCAGCTTCTTCAAGAACCCTTTGGTGTCCGCCGAGCTGGCGGCTCGCATTCGCGAAACCCATCCTGGGCTGGTGGCTTATCCACAGGCTGACGGTCAGGTCAAACTGGCAGCAGGGTGGCTGATTGAACAGGCCGGGTGGAAAGGGTTTCGCGAGGGCGACGCGGGCGTGCATGCCCTGCAATCGCTGGTGCTGGTCAATCATGGTGCGGCGACGGGTTTGGATATTCTGCACCTGGCGCAACGCATTCAAACCGATATTCTTGAACGGTTTGGGGTGTCGCTGGAAATGGAACCCAACCTGTACTGAACCAACCGTTGTAAAAAGGGCCGGCCGTTCTGGCGTGGCCCTTGCACCCCGCATTACAGAATCATCCCTGATCAGAGGCTGAGCATGAGTGAAACCCTGTGCGCCATCGTTCTTGCCGCCGGTCAAGGCTCCCGCTATCGGGAGGTGGCGGGTGCCCATCGCAATAAGCTTCTGGCGCAGTGCATGGGGCGCGACGGTGTTGAGCGTTGCGTGGTCGAGCATGTGCTCTCAAATTTGAGCGGGGTGGTCGACAAAATCGTTCTGCTGACCCGGCCTCAATATTCCTGCGTGGCGGAGTTGGGTTTGCGCCACGGCGGCGAAGTCGTGGTGCTGGAATCCCCCGGCATGGGCGACAGCATCGCGGCTGCGGTGTCAGCGGAACCCGATCATCGCGGCTGGCTTATCGTGCTCGGCGACATGCCGTTCATCCATCCGGATACCCTCAAACGTGTGGCTGACTCGTTGCAGCCCGACATGATCAGTGTGCCTGTCCATCAAGGGCAGTACGGGCACCCGGTGGGATTTGGCCACGAGTTTGCGTCATCACTGATGGGGTTGGCGGGGGAGAAGGGGGCGAAGCGGTTGTTCAAAGCCGCGAAGGTGAATGAGGTTGCGGTCGATGATCCCGGCGTGTTGTGGGATATCGACGTACCCTCGGCACTGGTTTTCAAATAGGCATGTTCAGCATGTTGCAATCGATTCGACACTGGACGTTGTGGGAGACGCCGGAGGCACGACGGCAGCGAAGGCGGTGGATCGTTCACAGATGCTTCTGGCACAGGCCCATCCCTGTAGGAGCGCGCTTGCCCGCGATTGCGACAGGCCTGTGAATGATCCGTCGCCTGACACCTCGCCATCGCGGGCAAGCGCGCTCCTACACACATATCCAGCGGGCATGAAAAAGCCCCACCTGCTTTCACAGGTGGGGCTTTTTCGTTTCGTGAAGATTACGAGAGCGGTTTAGGCTCTTTGCTTTCTTCGGCTTCAGCGTGCTCGGTCACGGCTTCCTGAGTGGAGGCTACGTGCTCGACGGCTGGAGCAGCCGCTTCGACAGGTGCGGGCTCTGCGACTTGCGGGGCAGCAGCGGCGTTAGCCTCGGCTTCCTTTTGCAGACGCTCGGCTTCCAGACGACGACGGCGAACTTCGCGAGGATCGTTCGGTGCGCGACCCGTGCTGGCTTGCGGCAGTGCTGGCTTCTCGGCTGCAACTGGCGCTGGCTCGGCAGCAACAGGGGCGGCAACGATTTCCGGCGCGGCGGTTTGGGCTGGTGCTTCAACAACCGGTGCTGGCGCGACAGGCGCCGCGGCTACGGGAGCCTCGACAGCGGGCGCTTCAACAGCAGGCTTCTCTACGACCGGCTCAACAGCTTTCGGCGTTTCAACCGGTGCCTGCACTTCTGCGACAGGCGCAGGAGCCGGCGCTTCAACGACCGCAGGCGCTTCGGCTACGACAGGTGGATCGACCTGTTCGGCTGCCGCTTTGACCTGACGTTCGAATGGGCTGAGGGACGCATCGAACTGAGCCACTTCCACTTCCGGCATGATCGAACGCTTGGCGGTCGACGCCTGTGTTTCAACGGCAGGCGCTTCAACGGCAGGTGCTTCGACGACGTCGGTTTTCTCGACCGGAGCCGCTTCAACAGCCGGGGTTTCAACGGCAGCGGTTGCACGCTCAGCCTGGCGGTGTGCGTCGGCTTCGGCGTGCGCGCTGATCGCGGTTTCCGCGACGGCAGCAGTCACTGCCAGACCTGCAGCGATTTCTGCACGGTTACCTTCGCGACGAACGCCTTCGTTCGAGGCTTCGTCAGCGTTTTCTTCGCCTTCGTTGCCTTCCGAACCTTCGATCACATTGCCGTTGGCATCACGTTGGCGCTCACGACGGTTGCTGCGACGACGCTGGCCACGGGAGCGACGACGAGGACGATCGCCTTCGGCGTGTTCCTGATTGTCGTCCTGCTGCTCTTCATTGTTCAGCAAGGTTTCGTCTTCGGCAGCAGCGGTCTGCTCTTCACGCGGCTTGCGTTCTTCGCGCGGCGGACGCGGCTGACGCTCTTCACGCGGTGCGCGCTCAGGACGTTCTTCGCGAGGCACGTTGACGGCCGGGGCAGCATCCAGAGGCTCGCGCAGTTCACGCACGCGCTCTTCACGAGGCTTGCGGTCTTCACGCGGAGCACGTGGCTGACGTTCTTCGCGCGGAGCACGCGGTGCGCGTTCTTCACGTGGAGCGCTGTCTTCACGGGCTTCGCGAGGGGCGCGTTCTTCACGCGGTGCGCGTTCTTCACGTGGAGCACGTTCTTCGCGAGGCGCACGTTCTTCACGCTCGGCACGCGGTGCACGTTCTTCACGCGGCTTGCGTTCTTCGTCGCGACGACCGTTACGGCTGCGGCTCTGCTGACGACCGTTGCGACGCTCTTCGTTGCGGGCAGGGCGTTCAGCAGCTGGCTTTTCAACCACGGCGGCTGGGGCAACCGGCTCTTCCTTGGTCGCGAACAGGCTGACCAGGGATTTCACCAGGCCTTTGAACAGGCTTGGCTCGTGAGCGACCGGTGCCGGCGCGACCGGTGCGGCGACTTCGGTCGGCATAGGCGCGTTTGCGCGAGCCGGTGCGGTCTTGACCGCAGCTTCCTGGCGAACCAGGGTGCGGGTCGCGGCGGTAGGCTGCACTTCTTCCACTTCAGCAGCGGCCGCGGCGATCTCGTAGCTGGACTGCAGGCTGTGGGCTTCCGGGCTGTCATCACGCAGACGTTGCACTTCGAAGTGCGGCGTTTCGAGATGATCGTTCGGCAGAATGATGATGCGGGCGCGGGTGCGCAGTTCGATCTTGGTGATGGAGTTGCGTTTTTCGTTGAGCAGGAATGCGGCGACCGGGATCGGTACCTGAGCGCGCACTTCGGCAGTGCGGTCTTTCAGGGCTTCTTCTTCGATCAGGCGCAGAATCGCCAGCGACAGCGATTCAACATCGCGGATGATGCCGGTGCCGTTGCAGCGCGGGCAAACGATGCCGCTGCTCTCGCCCAGAGATGGACGCAGGCGCTGACGGGACATTTCCAGCAGGCCGAACCGCGAGATACGGCCCACTTGAACGCGGGCGCGGTCGGCTTCCAGGCTTTCGCGGACTTTCTCTTCCACGGCGCGCTGGTTCTTGGCCGGGGTCATGTCGATGAAATCGATGACGATCAGGCCGCCGATGTCGCGCAGACGCAGTTGACGGGCGATTTCCTCAGCCGCTTCAAGGTTGGTCTGCAGGGCGGTTTCTTCGATGTCGCTGCCTTTGGTGGCGCGCGCCGAGTTGATGTCGATGGACACCAGGGCTTCGGTGGGATCGATGACGATGGAGCCACCGGAAGGCAGTTCGACCACGCGCTGGAAAGCGGTCTCGATCTGGCTTTCGATCTGGAAACGGTTGAACAGCGGGACGCTGTCTTCGTACAGCTTGATCTTGCTGGCGTACTGCGGCATCACCTGGCGGATGAAGGTCAGGGCTTCTTCCTGGGCTTCGACGCTGTCGATCAGGACTTCGCCGATGTCCTGGCGCAGGTAGTCGCGGATGGCGCGGATGATGACGTTGCTTTCCTGATAGATCAGGAACGGCGCGGCGCGATCCAGGGACGCTTCCTTGATGGCGGTCCACAGTTGCAGCAGGTAATCGAGGTCCCACTGCATTTCTTCGCTGCTGCGGCCCAGGCCGGCAGTACGAACGATCAGGCCCATGTCGGCAGGGGCGACCAGGCCGTTCAGCGCTTCACGCAGTTCGTTGCGCTCTTCGCCTTCGATGCGGCGGGAGATGCCACCGGCGCGTGGGTTGTTCGGCATCAGTACCAGATAGCGACCGGCCAGGCTGATGAAAGTGGTCAGGGCTGCGCCCTTGTTGCCACGCTCTTCTTTCTCGACCTGAACGATGACTTCCTGGCCTTCGCTCAGGACGTCCTTGATGTTGACGCGACCTTCCGGGGACTTCTTGAAGTATTCGCGGGAGATTTCTTTCAGCGGCAGGAAGCCGTGACGCTCGGAGCCGAAGTCGACGAAGGCCGCTTCAAGGCTCGGTTCGATACGCGTGATCCGGCCTTTATAGATGTTGGCCTTCTTCTGTTCGCGGGCCCCGGATTCGATGTCCAGGTCGTATAGGCGCTGGCCGTCTACCAGCGCAACACGCAACTCTTCAGGTTGAGTCGCGTTAATCAGCATTCTTTTCATGTAGTACCGTCGGTTTCCGGGCTGCCGGAAACGGCGTTCGGCACACACGACTTCTCACGGTCGGTGTCAGGGCGCGTCAGGAGTGCTTGGACACTCCAGTGTCTAGCGATGTCCGGCCAAAGGGGCCATCGTCGCGACGACGTTTCCTGCTTGCTGTGGTGACAAATGACACCCTGTCAGCAAAAGCTTTGTCAGGAGGAGGAATCAACCATCGGTAGCGGACGATATGAAGCGTCTTTATAAAGCCTTTTGCTACACAGTCCGACGGTTGTGCGTCTCCACCCCACACGTATCCCTGATAATTCGGGTGCTGCCGCGCGCTGAATCCGCAGCGGGTTTGCATTTACGCGAACTTCGATGGGAAGTCCGCGCCTCATGGCTCAAATTAAGGCGTGGTTTCCGACACATTCGCCCGGAGCGATCGCCAGCGACTGCACTTTGTGAACTGGCCTTGAACGTGGGCCTCGATGGCGAGTGTTTCACTCTGCGATCCGGCTTGTTTCAGGCCTCATGTCACCTGCGCTCGTTACGCTCACTGATCTTCCGTTGTCACCGAAAGCCTCGTAGGACGGCCTCGCGCCCTCGTGAATTGCGTTGGTCAGGGCCGGTTGTCATACCGTTTGTCCGCTGTCCAGGCCGCTTTTGGCGGCGTTCGCGACTATAGCAGCAATCATTAAGTGCTTCAAATCCATAAAAAATTGTTATGATTTGCGCCATGACGAATATCACCCCCCCAACCCCCGGCGTCCAGCTGGTAGAGGTTGCGCCGGAATACGCCGGTCAACGCATCGACAATTTTCTGATCACGTACCTCAAGGGCGTTCCCAAGACCTTGATTTACCGCATATTGCGCAAAGGCGAAGTGCGCGTGAACAAGGGGCGGATCAAGCCCGAGTACAAGCTTCAGGCGGGCGACATTGTGCGCGTTCCACCCGTTCGGGTGCCTGAGCGTGACGAACCTGTGCCTGTGGCGCAAGGTCTGTTACAGCGCCTGGAAGCGGCCATCGTTTATGAAGACAAAGGCCTGATCGTCCTCAACAAGCCCGCTGGCATCGCGGTCCATGGCGGCAGTGGCCTGAGCTTCGGGGTCATCGAAGCCTTTCGTCAGTTGCGTCCCGATGCCAAGGAGTTGGAGCTGGTGCACCGCTTGGACCGCGATACGTCCGGTTTGCTGATGATCGCGAAGAAACGCAGCATGTTGCGGCATTTGCACGAGCAATTGCGTGGGGATGGTGTGGATAAGCGCTACATGGCGCTGGTCCGTGGCAATTGGCCAACGGCCCAGAAACAGGTGCGTGCACCGTTGCTTAAAAGCAACCTGCGCTCCGGCGAGCGCATGGTCGAAGTGAACGAAGAGGGCAAAGAGGCCCTGACACTGTTCAAGGTGCTGCGCCGTTTCGGCGACTTTGCGACCATGGTCGAGGCGCGTCCGATCACCGGGCGTACCCACCAGATTCGTGTTCACACGCTGCACGCCGGACACAGCATCGCTGGGGACAGTAAGTACGGCGACGAGGACTTTACCCGCGAGATTCGCGACCTTGGCGGCAAGCGTCTGTTCTTGCATGCTTATGCGTTGGTCGTGCCGCTGCCCGATGGCGGCAAGTTGGAACTGCAAGCGCCCGTCGATGAAATGTGGGCCAAGACTGTGGAGCGATTGTTGAGTGCGCCGTGATTACGAGCTGCTGATTTTTGACTGGGACGGCACGCTGTCCGACTCCGTTGGCCGTATCGTCGACGCCATGCGCGAAGCCGCATTGCTGGCAGGGCGCCCGGTGAGGGATGATCTGGCCGTCAAAGGCATCATTGGCCTGGGCTTGCCGGAAGCGATTCGTACGTTGTACCCGGACATTTCCGGCAACGATCTGATCGATTTTCGTCAGCACTACGC
It contains:
- the rluC gene encoding 23S rRNA pseudouridine(955/2504/2580) synthase RluC, producing MTNITPPTPGVQLVEVAPEYAGQRIDNFLITYLKGVPKTLIYRILRKGEVRVNKGRIKPEYKLQAGDIVRVPPVRVPERDEPVPVAQGLLQRLEAAIVYEDKGLIVLNKPAGIAVHGGSGLSFGVIEAFRQLRPDAKELELVHRLDRDTSGLLMIAKKRSMLRHLHEQLRGDGVDKRYMALVRGNWPTAQKQVRAPLLKSNLRSGERMVEVNEEGKEALTLFKVLRRFGDFATMVEARPITGRTHQIRVHTLHAGHSIAGDSKYGDEDFTREIRDLGGKRLFLHAYALVVPLPDGGKLELQAPVDEMWAKTVERLLSAP
- a CDS encoding nucleotidyltransferase family protein, with product MSETLCAIVLAAGQGSRYREVAGAHRNKLLAQCMGRDGVERCVVEHVLSNLSGVVDKIVLLTRPQYSCVAELGLRHGGEVVVLESPGMGDSIAAAVSAEPDHRGWLIVLGDMPFIHPDTLKRVADSLQPDMISVPVHQGQYGHPVGFGHEFASSLMGLAGEKGAKRLFKAAKVNEVAVDDPGVLWDIDVPSALVFK
- the murB gene encoding UDP-N-acetylmuramate dehydrogenase, encoding MGLLIQSNVSLKPFNTFGVDVKARVFVEAHSDADIREALAYAKEHKVELLVIGGGSNLLLTGDIDALVLRMATRGIRITHENCDGATVEAEAGEPWHPFVQETLAQGLAGLENLSLIPGTVGAAPMQNIGAYGVELKDVFDSLVAMDRETGETREFSLSECAFGYRDSVFKHQVGRWLILRVRFRLSFAARLHLDYGPVRQRLQEQGIANPTPIHVSRAISAIRSEKLPDPATLGNAGSFFKNPLVSAELAARIRETHPGLVAYPQADGQVKLAAGWLIEQAGWKGFREGDAGVHALQSLVLVNHGAATGLDILHLAQRIQTDILERFGVSLEMEPNLY
- the rne gene encoding ribonuclease E, coding for MKRMLINATQPEELRVALVDGQRLYDLDIESGAREQKKANIYKGRITRIEPSLEAAFVDFGSERHGFLPLKEISREYFKKSPEGRVNIKDVLSEGQEVIVQVEKEERGNKGAALTTFISLAGRYLVLMPNNPRAGGISRRIEGEERNELREALNGLVAPADMGLIVRTAGLGRSSEEMQWDLDYLLQLWTAIKEASLDRAAPFLIYQESNVIIRAIRDYLRQDIGEVLIDSVEAQEEALTFIRQVMPQYASKIKLYEDSVPLFNRFQIESQIETAFQRVVELPSGGSIVIDPTEALVSIDINSARATKGSDIEETALQTNLEAAEEIARQLRLRDIGGLIVIDFIDMTPAKNQRAVEEKVRESLEADRARVQVGRISRFGLLEMSRQRLRPSLGESSGIVCPRCNGTGIIRDVESLSLAILRLIEEEALKDRTAEVRAQVPIPVAAFLLNEKRNSITKIELRTRARIIILPNDHLETPHFEVQRLRDDSPEAHSLQSSYEIAAAAAEVEEVQPTAATRTLVRQEAAVKTAPARANAPMPTEVAAPVAPAPVAHEPSLFKGLVKSLVSLFATKEEPVAPAAVVEKPAAERPARNEERRNGRQQSRSRNGRRDEERKPREERAPRAEREERAPREERAPREERAPREERAPREAREDSAPREERAPRAPREERQPRAPREDRKPREERVRELREPLDAAPAVNVPREERPERAPREERQPRPPREERKPREEQTAAAEDETLLNNEEQQDDNQEHAEGDRPRRRSRGQRRRSNRRERQRDANGNVIEGSEGNEGEENADEASNEGVRREGNRAEIAAGLAVTAAVAETAISAHAEADAHRQAERATAAVETPAVEAAPVEKTDVVEAPAVEAPAVETQASTAKRSIMPEVEVAQFDASLSPFERQVKAAAEQVDPPVVAEAPAVVEAPAPAPVAEVQAPVETPKAVEPVVEKPAVEAPAVEAPVAAAPVAPAPVVEAPAQTAAPEIVAAPVAAEPAPVAAEKPALPQASTGRAPNDPREVRRRRLEAERLQKEAEANAAAAPQVAEPAPVEAAAPAVEHVASTQEAVTEHAEAEESKEPKPLS